A single genomic interval of Cucumis sativus cultivar 9930 chromosome 5, Cucumber_9930_V3, whole genome shotgun sequence harbors:
- the LOC116403953 gene encoding uncharacterized protein LOC116403953, which yields MLKVLCLLCSFNHSTVDINVKCPHNFLVFYISNLEACPLPASLPKSKGDEDSWSLLIQKILLSINSHLNEAFQGIGEDSKGIEVVRLLILPGKDPPPPLGCCSQSEGSLDKIKKSSERMLTSSISTLMVCCSTMITSSYNHQVAVPIRPLLALVERVLTMDGSLPPTSVPFMTSLQQESMCLELPVLHSVSLDLLVPSLRAFAVRHLLFNYTTIYHKTFMQTQTFSVINTHP from the exons ATGCTGAAGGTACTGTGCCTCTTATGTAGTTTTAATCATAGTACAGTAGATATTAACGTCAAATGTCCCCATAATTTTCTCgtgttttatatttcaaatttagaagcTTGCCCATTGCCTGCATCACTTCCAAAATCAAAAGGAGACGAAGATAGCTGGTCTTTACTAATTCAGAAGATTTTGTTATCCATCAATAGTCACTTGAATGAGGCCTTCCAAGGCATCGGTGAAG ATTCAAAAGGCATTGAAGTTGTAAGGTTACTGATTCTACCAGGAAAAGATCCTCCACCACCTTTAGGTTGTTGTTCACAATCAGAAGGTTCCTtggacaaaataaaaaagagctCAGAGCGGATGTTAACATCTAGTATTTCAACCTTGATGGTTTGCTGTTCCACAATGATAACAAGTTCATACAACC atcAGGTGGCAGTTCCCATTCGCCCGTTATTAGCTCTTGTTGAGAGAGTGCTGACGATGGATGGTTCTTTGCCACCCACTTCAGTGCCATTTATGACATCTCTGCAGCAAGAATCAATGTGTTTAGAACTTCCGGTGCTGCATTCAGTCAGTTTGGATCTCCTCGTTCCATCATTAAGAGCCTTCGCAGTGAGGCATCTACTATTCAACTACACGACTATATACCATAAAACCTTTATGCAGACCCAGACTTTTTCAGTAATCAATACCCATCCATAA